In one Cellulomonas sp. JZ18 genomic region, the following are encoded:
- a CDS encoding YggS family pyridoxal phosphate-dependent enzyme translates to MERPDDPEDRARHVAARLAELRARVARAEGAAGRQPGAVRVLLAGKTMDAATVRAALLADADARAAGSGTAPVLLGENRVQELVAKAPVLADLAPTWHLIGPLQSNKVAAVLRWAHAVESVADVTLARRLSERVRERTVPLDVWVQVNVSGEPTKHGVAPGAAHDLALQVAALPGLRLAGFMTVGANTPDEAVVRSGYALLRRVRDDVVASGAPGTAEAHGLSMGMSRDLEAAVAEGATVVRIGTAVFGARPAATGTGSAPAR, encoded by the coding sequence GTGGAGCGGCCGGACGACCCCGAGGACCGCGCACGGCACGTCGCCGCGCGCCTGGCGGAGCTGCGCGCACGCGTGGCCCGGGCGGAGGGCGCGGCCGGACGGCAGCCGGGTGCCGTGCGCGTCCTGCTCGCCGGCAAGACGATGGACGCGGCCACGGTGCGCGCGGCGCTCCTCGCGGACGCCGACGCGCGGGCGGCCGGCTCCGGCACCGCCCCGGTCCTGCTCGGCGAGAACCGGGTGCAGGAGCTCGTGGCGAAGGCGCCCGTCCTGGCGGACCTGGCGCCGACCTGGCACCTCATCGGGCCGCTGCAGTCGAACAAGGTCGCCGCGGTCCTGCGCTGGGCGCACGCGGTCGAGTCCGTCGCGGACGTGACGCTGGCGCGCCGCCTCAGCGAGCGCGTGCGCGAGCGGACCGTCCCGCTGGACGTGTGGGTCCAGGTCAACGTCTCCGGTGAGCCGACCAAGCACGGCGTGGCGCCGGGGGCGGCGCACGACCTCGCCCTGCAGGTCGCCGCGCTGCCCGGGCTCCGTCTGGCCGGCTTCATGACCGTCGGCGCGAACACCCCGGACGAGGCGGTCGTCCGGTCCGGCTACGCGCTCCTGCGACGCGTGCGGGACGACGTGGTGGCGTCGGGAGCGCCGGGCACCGCGGAGGCGCACGGTCTCTCGATGGGGATGAGCCGCGACCTCGAGGCCGCCGTCGCCGAGGGCGCCACGGTCGTGCGGATCGGCACGGCGGTGTTCGGCGCGCGGCCCGCGGCGACCGGCACGGGCAGCGCCCCCGCCCGGTAG
- a CDS encoding YccF domain-containing protein, translating into MTTLLNVIWLVLAGAWLALGYVAAGVLCCLLIVTIPFGIASFRIASYVLWPFGRTVVDKPTAGAWSTIGNVIWVVVAGIWLAIGHVATAIPLFLSIVGIPLGIANLKLIPVSLVPLGKDIVPTDRPFAAYGR; encoded by the coding sequence GTGACCACCCTGCTCAACGTCATCTGGCTCGTGCTCGCCGGCGCCTGGCTCGCCCTGGGGTACGTGGCGGCGGGCGTCCTGTGCTGCCTGCTGATCGTCACGATCCCGTTCGGGATCGCCTCGTTCCGCATCGCGAGCTACGTGCTGTGGCCGTTCGGCCGCACGGTCGTGGACAAGCCCACCGCCGGGGCGTGGTCGACCATCGGCAACGTGATCTGGGTCGTCGTCGCCGGCATCTGGCTCGCGATCGGGCACGTGGCGACCGCGATCCCGCTGTTCCTGTCGATCGTCGGCATCCCGCTGGGCATCGCGAACCTCAAGCTGATCCCCGTCTCGCTCGTGCCGCTCGGCAAGGACATCGTCCCCACCGACCGGCCGTTCGCGGCGTACGGGCGCTGA
- a CDS encoding YidH family protein, with protein MGAMDAPAPRTRRRFPARVYATGSEPDARFSLANERTFLAWARTALALLAAGVALEALDPPVEPGLRMAAAVVLVALGVLAPVLAWVGWARAERAMRRSEPLPAPSAFGLLVVGLVAAGVLVLVGLVRA; from the coding sequence ATGGGCGCCATGGACGCCCCCGCGCCCCGCACGCGCCGTCGGTTCCCCGCCCGCGTCTACGCCACCGGGTCCGAGCCGGACGCGCGCTTCTCCCTCGCGAACGAGCGGACGTTCCTCGCCTGGGCGCGGACCGCGCTCGCGCTGCTCGCCGCCGGGGTCGCGCTCGAGGCCCTCGACCCGCCCGTGGAGCCGGGCCTGCGCATGGCGGCGGCGGTCGTGCTCGTGGCGCTCGGCGTTCTCGCCCCGGTCCTGGCGTGGGTGGGCTGGGCACGTGCGGAGCGTGCGATGCGGCGCTCCGAGCCGTTGCCGGCCCCGTCGGCGTTCGGGCTGCTCGTGGTCGGTCTCGTCGCCGCGGGCGTGCTGGTCCTCGTGGGGCTGGTCCGGGCGTGA
- a CDS encoding DUF202 domain-containing protein, which produces MSGRPAADTLAGERTALAWRRTATALLAGSLAAGRLLGETWGPAGWSVAVGGTVLAVLLVVASHERRSAARHDEDGVTRAPGGRLVTTCAAGLVVVGVAACAVVLTWPR; this is translated from the coding sequence GTGAGCGGACGCCCGGCGGCCGACACGCTCGCCGGCGAGCGGACGGCGCTCGCGTGGCGGCGCACGGCGACCGCCCTGCTCGCCGGCTCGCTCGCGGCGGGCCGCCTGCTGGGCGAGACGTGGGGCCCGGCCGGCTGGTCCGTCGCGGTCGGCGGCACCGTGCTGGCCGTGCTCCTCGTGGTGGCGTCGCACGAGCGCCGCAGCGCCGCACGTCACGACGAGGACGGCGTGACCCGGGCACCCGGTGGCCGCCTCGTCACGACGTGCGCGGCCGGGCTCGTCGTGGTCGGCGTGGCCGCGTGCGCGGTGGTGCTGACCTGGCCCCGGTGA
- the ybaK gene encoding Cys-tRNA(Pro) deacylase — protein sequence MARSGTRSTSGTPALVALAAAGVPHTAHTYVHDPASDLGYGLEAAQALGVDPEQVFKTLVADVEGTLTVAVVPVTGRLDLKALAQAVGAKRAVMAEPHAAERATGYVVGGISPLGQRTRLRTVVDETVWLFDTVLVSGGRRGLDVELAPDDLVRLTGAVVAAVAAG from the coding sequence ATGGCGCGCAGCGGCACGCGGTCGACGTCCGGCACACCGGCCCTCGTGGCCCTCGCCGCTGCCGGCGTGCCGCACACGGCGCACACGTACGTCCACGACCCGGCCTCCGACCTCGGCTACGGCCTGGAGGCCGCGCAGGCCCTGGGCGTCGACCCCGAGCAGGTCTTCAAGACCCTCGTCGCGGACGTCGAGGGCACGCTCACGGTCGCCGTCGTTCCCGTCACGGGGCGCCTCGACCTCAAGGCCCTGGCACAGGCCGTCGGCGCCAAGCGCGCGGTCATGGCCGAGCCGCACGCCGCGGAGCGCGCGACCGGCTACGTCGTCGGCGGCATCTCGCCGCTCGGCCAGCGCACGCGGCTGCGCACCGTGGTCGACGAGACCGTGTGGCTGTTCGACACCGTGCTCGTCTCCGGCGGCCGCCGCGGCCTGGACGTCGAGCTCGCGCCCGACGACCTCGTGCGCCTCACCGGGGCGGTCGTCGCGGCGGTCGCGGCCGGCTGA
- a CDS encoding YqgE/AlgH family protein → MDGSTGRLLVATPGLRDPSFRRSVVLVLEHTGGGALGVVLDRPLDVDVAAVLPAWRPHVTAPGVLFGGGPVGRDAALGLAGLPGAVDLPPGVRPLTPGLGLVDLDAPPEVVARGVRGLRVFVGYAGWAAGQLDEEVAAKGWIVVDALPDDPFAVDPAGLWRRVLRRQPDENALLWTAPDDPALN, encoded by the coding sequence ATGGACGGCTCGACCGGACGACTCCTCGTGGCCACGCCGGGCCTGCGCGACCCCAGCTTCCGGCGCAGCGTCGTGCTCGTGCTCGAGCACACGGGAGGCGGGGCGCTCGGCGTCGTCCTCGACCGTCCGCTGGACGTCGACGTCGCGGCCGTCCTGCCGGCCTGGCGCCCGCACGTGACGGCGCCCGGCGTGCTGTTCGGCGGTGGTCCGGTCGGGCGGGACGCCGCCCTGGGCCTCGCGGGCCTGCCGGGTGCGGTCGACCTGCCGCCGGGCGTCCGTCCGCTCACGCCGGGGCTCGGGCTCGTCGACCTCGACGCGCCGCCGGAGGTCGTGGCGCGCGGCGTGCGGGGGCTGCGCGTGTTCGTCGGGTACGCGGGCTGGGCGGCGGGCCAGCTGGACGAGGAGGTCGCGGCGAAGGGCTGGATCGTCGTGGACGCGCTGCCCGACGACCCGTTCGCGGTCGACCCCGCGGGCCTGTGGCGGCGCGTGCTGCGCCGTCAGCCGGACGAGAACGCGCTGCTGTGGACCGCGCCGGACGACCCGGCGCTGAACTGA